In a single window of the Flavobacterium sp. W4I14 genome:
- a CDS encoding cell division protein FtsW (lipid II flippase) (product_source=COG0772; cath_funfam=3.40.710.10; cog=COG0772; pfam=PF00905,PF01098; superfamily=56601; transmembrane_helix_parts=Inside_1_16,TMhelix_17_39,Outside_40_316,TMhelix_317_339,Inside_340_345,TMhelix_346_365,Outside_366_379,TMhelix_380_397,Inside_398_417,TMhelix_418_440,Outside_441_459,TMhelix_460_479,Inside_480_490,TMhelix_491_513,Outside_514_532,TMhelix_533_555,Inside_556_574,TMhelix_575_597,Outside_598_670,TMhelix_671_693,Inside_694_699,TMhelix_700_722,Outside_723_736,TMhelix_737_759,Inside_760_778,TMhelix_779_801,Outside_802_1367) codes for MEQNKGTVKVSRTQERIFIFATATVLALFFYQLYAIIQPRFEEVAPRLKAGTMVNLNAEKPVEHIRNLLKKGYYFEDQRDIDLIEKTIASATPNAQELDNIGEVNKRRYFLSADEAYKKGGKSFKARVLASRALLGYTGDDSLKFDQEQSKPRPYPAQVNLGMGEHAISGKIVENKKAAPGVLVRLEMILPQDSIYNDEPTETIKNITEKANGITKVYTLDTAGKRKLLQLTAYARTGTAGEFTFAKLPGNQAFKILPLKPGFQFGASKGVQNLDANIAFTFEQRPHTIKLFSTRDFNILKKEKSLIIRTPEEFNKWFMIICGSLIGGFLLLHFILSWKFSAADQVILPVVMMLTGISFLMLLSLQDPLRDRFLAKDSLLYLLMGFGGILLMLCIKLRRFNTDTWVYRLLLFKNIRSAANGWPWALAAIGLLALTILFGTGPEGSGVKVNLFGFQPSEVVKYLIIFFLAGFFAVNEKLISEYMSWKKRWSFFSFALLAILLTLMLFLILGDLGPAMVVCFTFIILFSFSRGDFMFMAGAIVLYVLSSWIFENVWISTAITLLLVGTLMFFGRRQLSESAIMVLVIMSAFLTIDQIPYLDRVFPGPVQRLGDRKAIWQDAWNNEVYGGDQVANGLWAMSTGGATGQGVGQGFAKTIPEAHTDMILPSIGEEFGLTGILCIFLLFLLYLHRSIIIGRRTGSPFLFYLSAGVGVSTFVQFLLIAGGSTGALPLSGVSLPFQSYGGSSLVLNFLAAGFLMSVSAVRGSDVQMQYIAKTQDKNLVPALIAACLGILLLGVNVAGYVLNNRKWVVQPALVADRSGARMFSYNPRIAILMSRLKAGTIHDRKGILMATSNVDSVKAQHFKLMGAGIPNYNLDSAVHQRLDRYYPFEEQLFFWTGDANSGIFNGSINGYFADYEHAAELRGFKLPLKSFTVLAKRYSENRFLARGVKEMTVVKKDYAALSPLLLAGISSKEVEDFKNKNRDVQLTLDAGLQTKIQKSIARDTSLSDNRVSVVIMEASSGDVLTSAVYPLPPIHDWERLTMTNAEQNQLSGWTTTADLGFTNFTQPGSTAKLITAMASFNKLGMAAAEKKYQVASWERIRTKGIEPDETGWIDLERAVVKSNNVYFIKLANQEQLQENMGELYLKTGMFLHGAGGYYYNKPSENAAQEEKWKQLWRRTEFNTKPKYDPNNIRKTRAKGISGMSWGQGALIATPAAVARMAAGIANNGNMIANRFVLKVSDQPQAIKTGTKLVNNPAYARLMQEYMIKQSSPKAQTLGLAVAGKTGTPERIWKKQQINDGWYVFFAPTATGNGHIVVCIRIEATKGSSDAVRLAGRHVIPFLKEGGYIKSIVPSDKTDDNATIPEFN; via the coding sequence ATGGAGCAGAATAAAGGAACTGTCAAAGTGAGCCGGACTCAGGAACGGATCTTCATATTCGCAACCGCAACCGTTCTCGCGCTCTTCTTCTACCAATTATACGCAATCATTCAGCCCAGGTTTGAAGAAGTTGCGCCACGCTTAAAAGCAGGCACGATGGTTAACCTGAATGCCGAAAAACCTGTCGAACATATCCGCAACCTACTTAAAAAAGGTTACTATTTTGAAGATCAGCGGGACATTGATCTGATAGAAAAAACCATTGCATCTGCAACGCCTAATGCCCAGGAACTCGACAACATCGGCGAAGTGAACAAACGCAGGTACTTTTTGTCTGCAGATGAGGCCTATAAAAAAGGGGGTAAATCATTTAAAGCAAGGGTGCTGGCATCCCGGGCATTGCTTGGTTATACGGGCGATGATTCGCTTAAATTCGACCAGGAGCAAAGTAAACCCCGTCCATACCCCGCCCAGGTTAATCTCGGCATGGGCGAGCATGCTATCAGTGGAAAAATCGTAGAGAATAAAAAAGCTGCGCCTGGTGTTTTGGTCCGTTTGGAAATGATACTGCCACAGGACAGTATTTACAACGACGAGCCGACAGAAACCATTAAAAATATAACTGAAAAGGCCAATGGCATTACAAAGGTTTATACTTTGGATACTGCCGGTAAACGGAAATTACTCCAGCTTACTGCCTATGCCCGCACTGGTACTGCCGGGGAATTCACTTTTGCCAAGTTGCCTGGCAACCAGGCATTCAAGATCTTGCCTTTAAAACCAGGTTTTCAGTTTGGCGCCTCAAAGGGCGTACAAAACCTTGATGCAAATATCGCCTTCACATTTGAACAGCGCCCACATACGATAAAGCTTTTCTCTACCAGAGACTTTAATATCCTCAAAAAGGAAAAATCACTGATCATTAGAACACCCGAAGAATTCAACAAGTGGTTTATGATCATCTGCGGAAGCCTGATTGGTGGATTTTTACTTCTCCACTTCATCCTGTCATGGAAATTCAGCGCTGCCGATCAGGTTATATTGCCCGTAGTGATGATGCTTACTGGCATATCATTCCTGATGCTGCTGAGTTTGCAGGATCCGCTGCGCGACCGTTTTTTAGCTAAAGATTCCCTTTTATACCTGCTCATGGGTTTCGGGGGTATCTTATTGATGCTGTGCATTAAACTGCGTCGTTTCAATACCGATACCTGGGTTTATCGCCTGCTTTTATTTAAGAACATCCGATCAGCCGCAAACGGCTGGCCATGGGCCCTGGCCGCCATTGGATTGCTGGCACTCACTATCTTATTCGGAACCGGGCCAGAAGGAAGTGGTGTAAAGGTAAACCTGTTCGGATTTCAGCCTAGTGAAGTGGTAAAGTATCTGATCATTTTTTTTCTTGCAGGATTTTTTGCCGTAAACGAGAAACTGATCAGTGAATATATGAGCTGGAAAAAAAGGTGGTCATTTTTCTCCTTTGCCCTATTGGCAATACTGTTAACGCTCATGTTATTTCTGATATTGGGAGATCTTGGTCCGGCGATGGTGGTTTGTTTCACCTTTATTATACTATTTTCATTCTCCCGGGGCGATTTTATGTTCATGGCAGGCGCTATCGTGTTGTACGTATTGTCCTCATGGATTTTTGAAAACGTATGGATATCAACCGCGATTACCTTGCTTTTGGTTGGTACGCTGATGTTTTTCGGGCGCAGGCAGCTCAGTGAGTCCGCCATCATGGTGCTGGTGATCATGTCGGCTTTTTTAACGATTGATCAGATTCCATATCTGGACCGCGTCTTCCCTGGGCCTGTGCAGCGCCTGGGAGATCGCAAAGCCATCTGGCAGGATGCCTGGAACAATGAGGTTTATGGAGGCGACCAGGTGGCCAACGGCCTATGGGCCATGTCTACCGGTGGCGCAACTGGTCAGGGAGTGGGGCAGGGCTTTGCCAAAACCATTCCTGAAGCACATACCGATATGATCTTACCCTCGATAGGTGAAGAATTTGGATTGACTGGCATATTGTGCATCTTCCTGTTGTTCTTGTTGTACCTTCACCGATCCATTATTATCGGGAGGAGGACCGGATCACCATTTCTCTTTTATTTAAGTGCAGGGGTCGGCGTATCCACCTTTGTACAGTTTCTGCTCATCGCAGGTGGTTCTACCGGAGCGCTACCGCTATCGGGGGTATCGCTGCCCTTTCAAAGTTATGGGGGATCATCACTCGTACTCAATTTTTTAGCGGCCGGATTTTTAATGTCGGTATCTGCCGTGCGGGGCAGCGATGTACAGATGCAGTACATCGCTAAAACGCAGGACAAAAATCTGGTGCCGGCCTTAATTGCAGCCTGTTTGGGCATCTTGCTATTGGGAGTTAATGTAGCAGGCTATGTGTTAAACAACCGGAAATGGGTAGTACAGCCGGCTTTGGTAGCCGATCGCAGCGGCGCGAGAATGTTCAGTTACAATCCCCGGATCGCAATATTGATGAGCCGTTTAAAAGCCGGAACCATACACGACCGCAAGGGAATTTTAATGGCAACCAGCAACGTCGACAGTGTTAAGGCACAACACTTTAAGCTCATGGGTGCAGGTATCCCGAATTACAATCTCGATTCGGCGGTACATCAGCGTTTAGACCGCTATTATCCTTTTGAAGAACAACTGTTTTTTTGGACAGGCGATGCAAATTCAGGTATATTTAACGGAAGTATTAACGGCTATTTTGCCGATTATGAACACGCAGCCGAACTCCGCGGCTTTAAACTGCCTCTAAAGAGTTTTACAGTACTTGCAAAGCGATACAGCGAAAACCGTTTCCTGGCACGGGGAGTTAAGGAAATGACGGTCGTAAAAAAAGATTATGCCGCACTTTCTCCTTTACTCCTTGCCGGAATCAGCAGCAAAGAGGTGGAAGATTTCAAAAATAAAAACCGCGATGTACAGTTAACCTTGGATGCCGGCCTGCAGACCAAGATCCAAAAGTCAATTGCCCGCGACACTTCATTATCGGATAACCGGGTTTCTGTAGTGATCATGGAAGCGAGTTCTGGTGATGTCCTTACTTCAGCCGTATATCCACTGCCGCCCATACATGATTGGGAACGGTTAACCATGACCAATGCAGAACAGAACCAGCTTTCGGGGTGGACAACGACCGCTGACCTTGGCTTTACCAATTTCACACAGCCAGGCTCAACTGCTAAGCTGATTACCGCCATGGCATCCTTCAATAAACTAGGCATGGCCGCTGCCGAAAAAAAATACCAGGTGGCCTCCTGGGAGCGTATCCGGACAAAAGGTATCGAGCCGGATGAAACGGGATGGATTGATTTGGAACGGGCAGTGGTGAAATCCAACAACGTCTATTTTATCAAACTTGCAAACCAGGAGCAGCTGCAGGAAAACATGGGTGAGCTGTACTTAAAAACAGGCATGTTCCTACACGGTGCCGGAGGGTATTATTACAATAAACCCAGCGAAAACGCAGCACAGGAAGAAAAATGGAAACAGCTTTGGCGAAGGACCGAATTCAACACCAAGCCAAAGTATGATCCCAACAATATCCGAAAGACGAGGGCAAAGGGAATTTCCGGAATGTCTTGGGGACAGGGTGCACTTATTGCAACCCCAGCGGCAGTGGCAAGAATGGCTGCCGGGATTGCAAATAATGGAAACATGATTGCAAACAGGTTTGTACTTAAAGTAAGCGATCAGCCGCAGGCGATAAAAACTGGTACGAAATTGGTAAACAATCCGGCATACGCCAGGTTGATGCAGGAGTATATGATCAAACAGAGCAGTCCGAAAGCGCAAACCCTCGGACTGGCCGTTGCAGGTAAGACCGGTACGCCGGAGCGGATCTGGAAGAAACAGCAGATTAATGATGGCTGGTATGTATTTTTTGCACCGACTGCAACTGGCAATGGCCATATTGTAGTCTGCATACGCATTGAGGCCACCAAAGGATCATCGGACGCTGTCCGGTTGGCAGGTAGGCATGTAATCCCGTTCTTAAAAGAGGGCGGCTATATCAAAAGTATTGTTCCTTCTGACAAAACTGATGACAATGCAACTATACCGGAATTTAATTGA
- a CDS encoding serine/threonine protein phosphatase PrpC (product_source=COG0631; cath_funfam=3.60.40.10; cog=COG0631; ko=KO:K20074; pfam=PF13672; smart=SM00331; superfamily=81606; transmembrane_helix_parts=Outside_1_296,TMhelix_297_316,Inside_317_481) has translation MDKHFFGLTDTGKSRDNNEDSFIVKSLTDEQLILAAVIDGVGGYHGGEVAAGIATEQISIQFSGRPADPISEMIMAFRNTNEVIIAKKQTEAELSEMACVATMVIADIEHNQFYYAHVGDTRLYLLRDGSLIKISKDHSFVGFLEDSGRLDEAAAMQHPKRNEINKAIGFSDQIATDESYIETGQSPFLPGDLLLLCSDGLTDMVNRQDITTLLLQGDTLAKKAGNLIALANENGGRDNITVVLLQNNKKPQEVKPTRPDYTQQAQATVGAERNEAIPPLENPKLATPESPKRNYRFTALVILCLILLGTTIFMYLQNQHPAAPVSTLNPSPKQKMRNSQEQLLQDAFDHALGDTLVLSDSIFKSPVLISDTLRLRKDTLYVMAKGIVLQADSGYKGAAITMLPQSSLLKLDSLQFKGFATAIAISDQALLLKNVTFTNCLLPVQNSIYFLDRKPVNAELMKIGTLKRNTPKTADSKNGAE, from the coding sequence TGTAATAGACGGCGTAGGCGGCTATCATGGCGGCGAAGTAGCGGCGGGTATTGCTACGGAACAGATTTCGATCCAATTCTCAGGTCGTCCGGCCGATCCAATCTCGGAGATGATCATGGCATTCAGGAATACAAATGAAGTAATCATTGCCAAAAAGCAAACAGAGGCAGAACTTTCCGAAATGGCCTGTGTGGCCACTATGGTCATTGCAGATATTGAGCATAATCAATTTTATTATGCGCACGTTGGCGATACCAGATTATACCTGCTGCGGGACGGATCGCTGATCAAAATCTCTAAAGACCATTCGTTTGTAGGTTTTCTGGAAGATTCGGGAAGATTGGATGAGGCTGCTGCTATGCAGCATCCAAAACGCAATGAAATCAATAAGGCGATCGGTTTTAGTGATCAGATTGCTACCGATGAGAGTTATATTGAAACTGGTCAATCTCCTTTCCTTCCTGGCGATCTTCTCTTATTATGCAGTGATGGGTTGACCGATATGGTAAACAGGCAGGATATTACTACCCTGCTTCTACAAGGAGATACGCTTGCTAAAAAAGCAGGCAATCTCATTGCACTTGCCAATGAAAACGGCGGGCGTGACAACATCACCGTTGTACTGCTGCAGAACAACAAAAAGCCTCAAGAGGTAAAACCCACCAGACCAGACTATACACAACAGGCCCAGGCAACAGTAGGAGCAGAAAGAAATGAGGCCATACCGCCGCTTGAAAATCCAAAACTGGCAACTCCTGAATCGCCCAAAAGAAATTATCGGTTCACCGCGCTGGTTATTTTATGCCTCATCCTTCTTGGCACTACCATATTTATGTACCTGCAGAATCAGCATCCAGCAGCCCCTGTTTCAACACTAAATCCATCACCCAAACAAAAGATGAGAAACAGTCAGGAGCAGTTACTGCAAGATGCATTTGACCATGCCCTGGGTGACACGCTGGTACTATCCGACTCGATTTTTAAAAGTCCGGTTCTGATCAGTGATACGTTACGCCTGCGGAAAGACACCCTGTATGTTATGGCAAAGGGTATTGTGCTGCAAGCGGATAGCGGATACAAAGGTGCAGCGATAACGATGCTCCCTCAATCCAGTCTATTGAAGCTGGACAGTTTGCAGTTTAAAGGCTTCGCTACCGCTATCGCCATTTCAGACCAGGCACTGTTACTCAAAAATGTCACCTTCACCAATTGTTTACTTCCGGTACAGAACAGCATTTATTTCCTTGACCGGAAACCGGTAAATGCAGAATTGATGAAGATTGGTACACTAAAACGTAACACCCCTAAAACCGCAGATTCGAAAAATGGAGCAGAATAA